A genomic stretch from Oleomonas cavernae includes:
- the gabD gene encoding NADP-dependent succinate-semialdehyde dehydrogenase: MVELKDRSLFRTRNYIDGAWVDADNGATVAVTNPATGETLGTVPKAGRHETARAIEAANAAFPAWRKKTAKERAVILRRFADLMLANQDDLGLLMTSEQGKPLAEAKGEVAYAAAFLEWFGEEAKRINGETIPSHAADKRIIVLREPIGVVAAITPWNFPAAMITRKIGPALAAGCTVVVKPATQTPYSALALAELGERAGLPAGVLNVVTGAAGEIGGEMTSSPIVRKLTFTGSTEVGKTLMAQCAGTVKKVSLELGGNAPFIVFDDADLDAAVEGAIASKFRNTGQTCVCANRLLVQDGVYDAFAQKLGKAVAGLKVANGIEPGATQGPLIDMKAVAKVEEHIADAVAKGASIAAGGKRHALGGSFFEPTVLTGVTPAMAVAREETFGPVAPLFRFKTEAEAITMANDTEFGLAAYFFSRDVGRIFRVAEAVEYGIVGINTGLISTEVAPFGGVKESGIGREGSRHGIDDFVEIKYLCLGGIDK; this comes from the coding sequence CCTGGGTCGATGCGGACAATGGCGCGACGGTCGCCGTGACCAACCCCGCCACCGGCGAGACCTTAGGGACAGTGCCCAAGGCCGGCCGGCATGAGACGGCCCGGGCGATCGAGGCGGCCAATGCCGCCTTCCCGGCCTGGCGCAAGAAGACGGCCAAGGAGCGGGCGGTGATTCTGCGCCGCTTCGCCGACCTGATGCTGGCCAACCAGGACGACCTGGGCCTGCTGATGACCAGCGAGCAGGGCAAGCCCCTGGCCGAGGCCAAGGGCGAAGTCGCCTATGCCGCCGCCTTCCTGGAGTGGTTCGGCGAGGAGGCCAAGCGCATCAATGGCGAGACCATCCCCAGCCATGCCGCCGACAAGCGCATCATCGTGCTGCGCGAGCCCATCGGCGTGGTCGCCGCGATCACGCCGTGGAATTTCCCCGCCGCCATGATCACCCGCAAGATCGGCCCGGCCCTGGCCGCCGGCTGCACCGTGGTGGTGAAGCCCGCGACCCAGACCCCCTATTCGGCCCTGGCCCTGGCGGAACTGGGCGAGCGTGCCGGCCTGCCGGCGGGCGTGCTCAACGTCGTCACCGGGGCGGCCGGCGAGATCGGGGGCGAGATGACGTCGAGCCCGATCGTGCGCAAGCTGACCTTTACGGGCTCGACCGAGGTGGGCAAGACCTTGATGGCCCAATGCGCGGGCACGGTGAAGAAGGTGAGTCTCGAGCTGGGCGGCAACGCCCCCTTCATCGTCTTCGACGATGCCGATCTCGATGCCGCGGTCGAGGGCGCCATCGCCTCCAAGTTCCGCAACACCGGGCAGACCTGCGTCTGCGCCAACCGCCTGCTGGTCCAGGACGGTGTCTATGACGCTTTCGCGCAGAAACTGGGCAAGGCGGTGGCCGGCCTGAAGGTCGCCAACGGGATCGAGCCGGGCGCCACCCAGGGCCCGCTGATCGACATGAAGGCCGTGGCCAAGGTCGAGGAGCACATCGCCGACGCGGTCGCCAAGGGGGCTTCCATCGCCGCCGGCGGCAAGCGCCACGCCCTGGGCGGCAGCTTCTTCGAGCCGACCGTGCTCACCGGGGTCACCCCGGCCATGGCCGTCGCCCGGGAGGAGACCTTCGGCCCGGTGGCGCCCCTGTTCCGCTTCAAGACCGAGGCGGAGGCGATCACCATGGCCAACGACACCGAATTCGGCCTCGCCGCCTATTTCTTCAGCCGCGACGTGGGCCGCATCTTCCGGGTCGCGGAAGCCGTGGAATACGGCATCGTCGGCATCAATACCGGCCTGATCTCGACCGAGGTGGCGCCCTTCGGCGGGGTGAAGGAGTCCGGCATCGGGCGCGAGGGCTCGCGCCACGGCATCGATGATTTCGTCGAGATCAAGTACCTGTGCCTGGGCGGGATCGACAAGTGA
- a CDS encoding MarR family winged helix-turn-helix transcriptional regulator — MSSPPPGSRPNPLFLRDEEIRQGIELLFFAYRDFTLDADTVLARHGMGRAHHRVIHFVGRRPGMTVNELLSILRITKQSLSRVLSQLIEEDLVVQVQGTRDRRQRLLSLTAKGTELERQLSGLQRARVTRAYREAGAEAVAGFRKVLVGLIDEADRESILAAVDRD, encoded by the coding sequence ATGAGCAGCCCGCCCCCCGGATCGAGACCCAACCCCCTGTTCCTGCGCGACGAGGAAATTCGCCAGGGCATCGAACTGCTGTTCTTTGCCTATCGCGATTTCACCCTGGACGCCGATACCGTGCTGGCCCGCCACGGCATGGGCCGGGCCCACCACCGGGTGATCCATTTCGTGGGCCGGCGCCCCGGCATGACGGTAAACGAGCTGCTGTCGATCCTGCGCATCACCAAGCAGAGCCTGTCGCGCGTGCTCTCGCAACTGATCGAGGAAGACCTGGTGGTGCAGGTCCAGGGCACGCGCGACCGGCGCCAGCGCCTGCTGTCGCTGACCGCCAAGGGCACCGAGTTGGAGCGCCAGTTGTCGGGCCTGCAGCGGGCCCGGGTGACCCGGGCCTATCGCGAGGCCGGCGCCGAGGCGGTGGCGGGGTTCCGCAAGGTTCTGGTCGGCCTGATCGACGAGGCGGACCGCGAAAGCATCCTCGCCGCCGTCGACCGCGACTAG
- the gor gene encoding glutathione-disulfide reductase: MTDYDYDLFVIGAGSGGVRAARISAGYGARVAIAEEYRVGGTCVIRGCVPKKLLVYASHYGDEIEDAAAYGWSVEGTVRFDWKKLIEAKDREIDRLNGLYIKNLEVAGVTIMEGRATFVDAHTVDIAGRRVSAGTVLIATGATPEVPDIPGREFAITSNEAFHLPDLPRRIVVVGAGYIAVEFAGIFNGLGAETTLVVRRGQLLRGFDDDVARRLGEEYATKGIHQRFGAAPTAIEKVEGGLILHLADGSTVETDAVMFATGRRPNTRGLGLEKAGITPGPGGEVPVDLYSRTVAANIYAVGDVTDRLALTPVAIKEGHAFADTIFGGQPAVADHTDVPTAVFSQPPIGTVGLTEAEAVARFGEVDIYEAGFRAMKHTMTGRATRAYMKLIVEPRSDRVVGIHMIGDDTPEIVQALGIAVKMGATKAQFDRTVAVHPTTAEELVLMRTKARTARQAAVAAE, from the coding sequence ATGACCGACTATGATTACGACCTGTTCGTCATCGGCGCCGGCTCGGGCGGCGTGCGCGCGGCGCGGATCTCGGCCGGTTACGGCGCGCGGGTCGCCATCGCCGAGGAATACCGGGTGGGCGGCACCTGCGTCATCCGCGGTTGTGTGCCCAAGAAGCTGCTGGTCTATGCCTCGCACTATGGCGACGAGATCGAGGATGCGGCGGCCTATGGCTGGAGCGTCGAGGGGACGGTGCGCTTCGACTGGAAGAAACTGATCGAGGCCAAGGACCGCGAGATCGACCGCCTGAACGGCCTCTATATCAAGAACCTCGAGGTCGCCGGCGTCACCATCATGGAAGGCCGGGCCACCTTCGTCGATGCCCACACGGTGGACATCGCCGGGCGCCGGGTGAGCGCCGGTACCGTGCTGATCGCCACGGGGGCAACGCCGGAGGTGCCGGATATTCCCGGGCGCGAGTTCGCCATCACCTCGAACGAGGCGTTTCACCTGCCCGACCTGCCCAGGCGCATCGTGGTGGTGGGGGCGGGTTATATCGCCGTCGAATTCGCCGGGATCTTCAACGGCCTGGGGGCCGAGACCACCCTGGTGGTCCGGCGCGGCCAGTTGCTGCGCGGCTTCGATGACGACGTTGCCCGGCGCCTGGGCGAGGAATATGCCACCAAGGGCATTCACCAGCGCTTCGGCGCCGCCCCCACCGCGATCGAGAAGGTCGAGGGCGGGCTGATCCTGCACCTGGCCGACGGCAGCACGGTCGAGACCGACGCGGTCATGTTCGCCACCGGCCGGCGCCCCAACACGAGGGGCCTGGGCCTGGAGAAGGCCGGCATTACACCGGGCCCGGGCGGCGAGGTCCCGGTCGACCTCTATTCCCGCACCGTGGCGGCCAACATCTATGCGGTCGGCGACGTCACCGATCGCCTGGCCCTGACGCCGGTCGCGATCAAGGAAGGCCATGCCTTTGCCGATACGATCTTCGGCGGCCAGCCCGCGGTTGCCGATCATACCGATGTCCCCACGGCGGTATTCAGCCAGCCGCCGATCGGCACGGTGGGCCTGACCGAGGCGGAAGCGGTTGCCCGCTTCGGCGAGGTCGACATCTACGAGGCCGGCTTCCGCGCCATGAAACACACCATGACCGGCCGCGCCACCCGCGCCTACATGAAGCTGATCGTCGAGCCGCGCTCGGACCGGGTGGTGGGCATCCACATGATCGGCGACGACACGCCGGAGATCGTCCAAGCCCTTGGCATCGCCGTGAAGATGGGCGCCACCAAGGCCCAGTTCGACCGCACCGTGGCCGTCCACCCGACCACCGCCGAGGAACTGGTCCTGATGCGCACCAAAGCCCGCACGGCCAGGCAGGCCGCGGTCGCCGCGGAGTAG
- a CDS encoding response regulator encodes MAEPQAHILIVDDDARLRALLAKYLGDQGFRISTAGDAAEARRQLDMLTFDLLVLDVMMPGEDGISLTRQLREQSRVPILLLTARGEPDDRIAGLEAGADDYLPKPFEPRELTLRIGTILRRAIPADPGPSTEADIVRFGAWRLDLKRGELQRGTETVRLTSGELTLMRLLAERPGTPVSREELAEATGQAQERTIDVQVTRLRRKIEDDPKAPHHLQTVRGKGYVLWLN; translated from the coding sequence ATGGCCGAGCCCCAAGCCCATATCCTGATCGTCGACGACGACGCGCGGCTGCGCGCCCTGCTGGCCAAGTACCTGGGCGACCAGGGCTTCCGCATTTCGACCGCCGGCGACGCGGCCGAGGCGCGGCGCCAGCTCGACATGCTGACCTTCGACCTCCTGGTGCTGGACGTGATGATGCCAGGCGAGGATGGCATCAGCCTGACCCGCCAGTTGCGCGAACAGTCCCGGGTGCCGATCCTGCTCTTGACCGCGCGGGGCGAGCCCGACGACCGCATCGCCGGCCTGGAAGCCGGCGCCGACGACTACCTGCCCAAGCCGTTCGAGCCGCGCGAGCTGACCTTGCGCATCGGCACCATCCTGCGCCGGGCGATCCCGGCCGATCCAGGGCCCAGCACCGAGGCCGACATCGTGCGCTTCGGCGCCTGGCGCCTGGACCTGAAGCGGGGCGAATTGCAGCGCGGCACGGAGACCGTGCGCCTGACCTCGGGCGAGCTGACCTTGATGCGGCTGCTGGCCGAGCGGCCGGGCACCCCGGTCAGCCGCGAGGAACTGGCCGAGGCCACCGGCCAGGCCCAGGAGCGCACGATTGACGTGCAGGTCACCCGCCTGCGCCGCAAGATCGAAGACGATCCCAAGGCGCCGCACCACCTGCAGACCGTGCGCGGCAAGGGATATGTCCTGTGGCTGAACTGA
- a CDS encoding ATP-binding protein produces MAELTGQPNPFDRLAQLIKRFMPKNLFGRSLIIMVAPVLLSQSILSFIFIDRHVELVTRRICYLVAGDIAYVVAELDMTPGGDNERTYRLARQTMQLDVNYKPGAELPAPGEVRFPILERVLRTELTRVVGLPVEIDTMSDPDEVRMSFDLGDGILNVIVPVKRITTSTNELLFFWMVGLAILLLTVAILFLRNQIRPIVRLTEAAEAFGKGQRADDFKPSGATEVRRAAAAFIAMRQRIERHLRQRTEMLAGISHDLRTPLTRMKLRLAMMGDGEDEDELAQEVNEVERMIEEFLAFARGQEGEQPDDVDIADLVEEVVEEANAGARGTPVETDMLGSLTVKLRRQAIKRCLTNLVDNAQRHAAAVKVSITASNRWIEIVVDDDGPGIPEKLREEAFRPFVRLNEARTPADGGVGLGLAIARDVARSHGGDIFLEPSPMGGLRARIRLPV; encoded by the coding sequence GTGGCTGAACTGACCGGGCAGCCCAACCCGTTCGACCGCCTGGCGCAACTGATCAAGCGGTTCATGCCCAAGAACCTGTTCGGCCGCTCGCTGATCATCATGGTGGCGCCGGTCCTGCTGTCGCAGTCGATCCTGTCCTTCATCTTCATCGACCGCCATGTCGAGCTGGTGACCCGGCGCATCTGCTATCTGGTGGCCGGCGACATCGCCTATGTCGTCGCCGAACTGGACATGACCCCGGGCGGCGACAACGAGCGCACCTATCGCCTGGCGCGCCAGACCATGCAGCTCGACGTGAACTACAAGCCCGGCGCCGAGTTGCCGGCCCCGGGCGAGGTTCGCTTTCCCATCCTGGAACGGGTGCTGCGCACCGAGTTGACCCGGGTGGTCGGGCTGCCGGTCGAGATCGACACCATGTCGGACCCCGACGAAGTGCGCATGAGCTTCGACCTGGGTGACGGCATCCTGAATGTCATCGTGCCGGTGAAGCGCATCACCACCTCGACCAACGAGCTGCTGTTCTTCTGGATGGTCGGCCTCGCCATTCTGCTGCTGACCGTGGCGATCCTGTTCCTGCGCAACCAGATCCGTCCCATCGTGCGCCTGACCGAGGCGGCCGAGGCCTTCGGCAAGGGCCAGCGGGCGGACGATTTCAAGCCCTCGGGCGCCACCGAGGTGCGCCGCGCGGCGGCGGCCTTCATCGCCATGCGCCAGCGCATCGAACGTCACCTGCGCCAGCGCACCGAGATGCTGGCCGGCATCAGCCACGACCTGCGCACGCCGCTGACGCGCATGAAGCTGCGCCTGGCCATGATGGGCGACGGCGAGGACGAGGACGAACTGGCCCAGGAGGTCAACGAGGTCGAGCGCATGATCGAGGAATTCCTGGCCTTCGCCCGCGGCCAGGAAGGCGAACAGCCCGACGATGTCGACATTGCCGACCTGGTCGAGGAAGTGGTCGAGGAGGCCAATGCCGGCGCCCGCGGCACCCCGGTCGAGACCGACATGCTGGGCTCGCTGACCGTCAAGCTGCGGCGCCAGGCGATCAAGCGCTGCCTGACCAACCTGGTCGACAATGCCCAGCGCCATGCCGCGGCGGTGAAGGTCTCGATCACCGCCTCGAACCGCTGGATCGAGATCGTGGTCGACGACGACGGCCCCGGCATCCCTGAAAAGCTGCGGGAAGAAGCCTTCCGCCCCTTCGTGCGCCTGAACGAGGCGCGCACGCCGGCCGACGGCGGCGTCGGCCTGGGGCTGGCCATCGCCCGCGATGTCGCGCGCAGCCATGGCGGCGACATCTTCCTGGAACCCAGCCCGATGGGCGGGCTGCGCGCGCGCATCCGGCTGCCGGTATGA